The Papaver somniferum cultivar HN1 chromosome 3, ASM357369v1, whole genome shotgun sequence genome includes a region encoding these proteins:
- the LOC113359217 gene encoding uncharacterized protein LOC113359217, which yields MCYHHTNLYSSKWSSMKNLSPTRGVRQGDPLSLHLFIIVLKAFSRQLQNKQIKGIKIAPSAPPISHLLFTDDYILFINADLHNVNNLLIIIDDFGAASGQMFTFSKSSVYYSVNVPQRFCRLHTRRLKAECLAFFEAVSWSNDLGNTYNVFESDLKDKLANFSMKFGVTRVWFKHPPTVVESRLLLDCKSIPD from the exons ATGTGTTACCACCACACAAATCTCTATTCTTCTAAATGGAGCTCCATGAAAAACTTATCTCCAACAAGGGGAGTGAGGCAAGGTGACCCACTGTCACTCCATCTCTTCATAATTGTTCTGAAGGCTTTTTCTCGACAACTTCAAAATAAACAGATAAAAGGTATTAAAATTGCTCCAAGTGCCCCTCCAATATCCCATCTATTATTCACAGATGATTACATATTATTCATTAATGCTGATCTACATAATGTGAATAATCTCCTTATAATCATTGATGATTTCGGGGCTGCTTCTGGCCAAATGTTTACTTTTAGTAAGTCAAGTGTTTATTATAGTGTTAATGTTCCTCAAAGATTCTGCAGACTGCATACTCGAAGATTAAAG GCAGAGTGTCTGGCTTTCTTCGAGGCAGTTAGCTGGAGTAATGATTTAGGGAACACATATAATGTATTTGAAAGTGATCTTAAAG ATAAACTAGCAAACTTCAGCATGAAATTTGGTGTAACTAGAGTTTGGTTTAAACACCCACCTACTGTTGTTGAGAGTCGATTATTGTTGGATTGTAAAAGTATTCCAGATTAA
- the LOC113355679 gene encoding uncharacterized protein LOC113355679 codes for MAMSDVKILALLLCATCTIALAFTDGLLPNGNFEYGPKASQMKGKMVIGHDAIPEWKTSGFVEYIKSGQKQDDMVLVVPEGDFAVRLGNEASIRQKVKVTKGMRYSITLSTVRTCAQEERVNISVAPDFGVIPIQTVYSSNGWDSHAWAFRARFSEVEILIHNPGVQEDAACGPLIDSVAMRPLFSLKATNKNLMKNGDFEEGPYIFPKTSYGVLIPPFIEDDHTPLPGWKVESLKAVRYIDSRHFAVPRGKRGIELLAGRESAITQIVRTIPGKMYVLSFTVGDARNACEGSMVVEAFADDDSVKVEYESKGKGGFKRAHLRFDGVATRTRIMFYSSFYTMRSDATLCGPVIDDVKLISIR; via the exons ATGGCAATGTCGGATGTCAAAATTCTTGCATTGCTATTGTGTGCCACTTGCACCATTGCTCTAGCTTTCACTGATG GATTGTTGCCGAACGGAAACTTCGAGTATGGGCCGAAGGCGTCACAGATGAAGGGGAAGATGGTCATTGGGCACGACGCGATTCCAGAATGGAAAACATCAGGATTTGTTGAATACATAAAATCGGGACAAAAACAAGATGATATGGTGCTAGTCGTCCCAGAAGGAGATTTTGCTGTTCGATTGGGAAATGAGGCATCGATAAGGCAGAAGGTCAAAGTGACCAAGGGAATGCGTTACTCAATAACGCTAAGCACTGTCAGAACTTGTGCACAAGAAGAGCGGGTTAACATATCGGTCGCTCCAGATTTCGGTGTAATTCCTATTCAGACAGTGTACAGCAGCAATGGATGGGATTCACATGCCTGGGCATTCCGAGCTAGATTCTCCGAGGTCGAGATCTTAATCCATAACCCTGGAGTCCAAGAGGATGCAGCCTGTGGACCTCTTATCGATTCCGTCGCCATGAGGCCTTTATTCTCTCTTAAGGCCACAAACA AgaatttgatgaaaaatggagatTTTGAGGAAGGTCCATACATCTTCCCAAAAACATCTTACGGTGTCCTGATCCCTCCATTTATTGAAGATGACCACACTCCATTGCCTGGTTGGAAGGTTGAGTCCCTAAAAGCTGTAAGATACATCGACTCCAGGCATTTTGCCGTGCCTCGTGGAAAAAGAGGGATCGAACTTCTGGCCGGAAGAGAGAGTGCAATTACGCAAATAGTTCGAACCATCCCAGGAAAGATGTACGTGCTCTCGTTCACCGTGGGAGATGCTAGAAATGCTTGTGAAGGTTCAATGGTTGTTGAAGCTTTCGCTGATGATGATTCCGTCAAGGTGGAATACGAGTCGAAAGGTAAAGGAGGATTTAAACGTGCACATCTACGTTTCGATGGAGTTGCTACTCGTACACGAATCATGTTTTATAGCTCATTCTATACAATGAGAAGCGACGCGACCCTATGTGGACCAGTTATTGACGATGTAAAGTTGATCAGCATTCGATAG
- the LOC113355680 gene encoding uncharacterized protein LOC113355680, with amino-acid sequence MKMLAIIFSVLLCASSAVAVVFIDGLLPNGNFEYGPKASQMKGTRVIGHDAIPNWHISGFVEYIGSGQKQGDMLLVVPEGAFAVRLGNDASIKQKVKVTKGMYYSITFSAARTCAQEERLNVSVAPDFGILPMQTLYSSNGWDSHAWAFQAEYPEVEILIHNPGVEEDPACGPLIDSIALKTLYPPRATNKNLLKNGDFEEGPYVFPNTSWGVLIPPNIEDDHSPLPGWMIESLKAVKYIDSDHFSVPQGTRGVELVAGKESAIAQVVRTIPGKEYVLTFSVGDARNACEGSMVVEAFAGNKTLKVPYQSTGKGGFKRAVFRFVATETRTRIMFYSTFYTMRSDDFSSLCGPVIDDARLVSIRKHM; translated from the exons atgaaaatgttGGCAATCATCTTTTCGGTGCTTCTATGTGCCAGTTCTGCCGTCGCCGTAGTTTTTATCGACG GATTATTGCCGAATGGAAACTTTGAATACGGCCCAAAGGCATCGCAAATGAAGGGAACAAGGGTAATTGGCCATGATGCGATACCAAACTGGCACATATCAGGCTTTGTTGAGTACATTGGATCAGGACAGAAGCAAGGTGACATGTTGCTAGTAGTCCCCGAAGGAGCCTTTGCAGTCAGGCTAGGAAATGATGCATCCATTAAGCAGAAAGTGAAGGTGACTAAAGGAATGTACTATTCCATCACTTTCAGTGCTGCAAGAACTTGTGCACAGGAAGAGAGGCTTAATGTGTCAGTTGCACCAGACTTTGGCATTCTCCCAATGCAAACTTTGTACAGCAGCAATGGTTGGGACTCGCATGCGTGGGCATTCCAAGCTGAATATCCAGAGGTTGAGATTTTGATTCATAACCCAGGTGTTGAAGAGGATCCTGCTTGTGGACCTCTTATCGACTCCATCGCCTTGAAGACTTTGTACCCTCCAAGGGCCACTAACA AGAACTTGTTGAAAAATGGAGATTTTGAGGAAGGTCCATATGTCTTCCCCAACACCTCATGGGGTGTCCTAATCCCTCCAAACATTGAAGACGACCACTCTCCACTACCCGGTTGGATGATCGAATCACTAAAAGCCGTGAAGTACATTGATTCAGACCATTTCTCCGTTCCACAAGGAACACGAGGAGTTGAGCTTGTTGCAGGAAAAGAAAGTGCTATTGCCCAAGTAGTTCGAACCATCCCAGGGAAGGAATATGTTCTCACATTCTCAGTGGGAGATGCTAGAAATGCCTGTGAAGGTTCTATGGTTGTTGAGGCTTTTGCAGGTAACAAAACCTTGAAAGTACCATACCAGTCTACAGGAAAAGGAGGATTTAAACGTGCAGTATTCCGATTCGTTGCTACTGAAACACGTACAAGGATCATGTTCTACAGTACATTTTACACCATGAGAAGTGATGATTTTTCATCACTCTGTGGACCAGTTATCGACGATGCTAGGTTGGTCAGCATCCGCAAACATATGTGA